CGTTTACTGGAACCATTTCCCACAAAGATTTTTACAACAAGAGGCGAAGATACGCCTTGCATAAGACATTCTTTTTGTTGGTACTGGAATAGTTCATAGTCTTCGGTGTTCAGAAAATCCCGTAATGATATTTTTTCCAAATTATCTTCATGAATTCCCAATAGCTGAATGGACCTTCTATTGGCAAAAACTATCGATTCGTTTTGGATTACTAGAATACCCTCCTGGGCATTTTCGACCACCAGACGGTGTTTTTTCTCACTTTCCATAAGGGCTTTTTCCATCTGTAGACGATGACTAATGAGGAGTATCATGCCCAGAAAGATAGAAAATGCTATGCCTCCAATAATGAGCAATAAGTCCCGGGGATGAACTTTGTCACTGGGGATTTCCATGGGCATTGAAGAGCATATATAAAGATTGCTATAGCCTACTGGTAATACCAATGATAGCCACGCTTTGCCATCGTAATTACAGGTGAAAAAACTTGAAGTAGATTTTATTTTTACAGGATCAATTTCACAGGGTGGAGGTGACTTGTCGGATTGCCATATGATATGCATTGACGAACCATTGTAGCTGATTAGGTAGTTTTTCTCTTCCGTTGAGCCTGTCTGTGCCACTATGTGTCGCAGTGTTGCAGGGTTAAGCCAGGCGAGAAGTTGACCGACGTATACGTTTTTGTAGTATACAGCCTGTGATGCGATTATGTCCCTGTTATCTTTTAACGTGACCAAAGTGGCTCTCTGAAATTGAGGCATGAGCAGTGACTTCCACTGGTATGGTCTTTTGTAGGGCCCCACATCCGCGATGACATTTCCATTTCTGTCAATTAGAGCGATCCGTAAATATATGTCCAATCCCTCGGTGTGTTTCCTGTAAATGAGATTCTCTAGATATTGTTTCACGAAGTGTAAACTGTAACCCAATCCGAATTTCATGCTCATACCTAGGGATTTGCTTTCGAAGAAAACACCAAGCTCGTTGCTTTGGGAGATATTTATGAGGTCTTCTCTTATATCTTTAAGATAGAAGTTAAGGAAGTTGGCCCTTGAGAGTCTTTCTGCTTTTATTCTATCGATGTGAGCTTCCCGAAGATCTGAGGCGTAGTGGTATAGAAGAAATAGGAGAGTACAGACAAATAAAAAGATCACTGTGGCAGCAAGAAGAGGGACAAAGTTTTGGAGTTTCCAGCCACGGGGAATCATTTCTAGAGATCACCTTTTCTGGTTTTTTTGAAGAACTCTGGGTCGAAATTTCGGGCATGGGGGTAGTACTTTTTTACGATCCTATGATATCGACCGTCGTTCATTAATTTTGCGAGAAAACGATCAAACTCTTCTTTGAGTTGAGGAGCGTCCTTAGAAAAGGCAGCTGCCATGTACTGTTTGTCACTTACGGGACCTATTATCTTTAAAAGGCCCGGCCATCTCTGAAGAGCCACAAGCGCATCGGGAAGATCAAGTAAGGCCACTTCGGCTTTGCCCTCTAGTACAGCGGGGGCAATGTCATTGATAGAACCTGGGAAATCTACAAGTTTCCCTGCAATAATCTCAAGGCCGTAGAGGTGAGGATCTAGACACGTTCCGAATTTTCCCATAATTGTTTTCCCCGTGATAGTCTTTCTTGTGGCCTCAATGTCCCTGTCCACGTTTCCATGGGAGATAATGGGTTTCATTGGGGAATCCTTTCGTGTAACTGCCCATACCTGATTGGGGAAGAGTGGTTTGGAAAAACTTACTATTTTCTCGC
The Syntrophales bacterium genome window above contains:
- a CDS encoding transporter substrate-binding domain-containing protein, whose translation is MRRLIFIYSIIFLISMSDPSLADLKEVRERGVLRHLGIPYAKFVTGTGEGMDVDIMRLFANHLGVRYEFVKTDWHEVFGDLTGFKVKPKGKDEVEFIEKVPIKGDVAASGITVLPWREKIVSFSKPLFPNQVWAVTRKDSPMKPIISHGNVDRDIEATRKTITGKTIMGKFGTCLDPHLYGLEIIAGKLVDFPGSINDIAPAVLEGKAEVALLDLPDALVALQRWPGLLKIIGPVSDKQYMAAAFSKDAPQLKEEFDRFLAKLMNDGRYHRIVKKYYPHARNFDPEFFKKTRKGDL